A single genomic interval of Oleidesulfovibrio alaskensis DSM 16109 harbors:
- the mazG gene encoding nucleoside triphosphate pyrophosphohydrolase — MSSNTAPAALDELTQVLETLIGPDGCPWDREQTPESLCDYVLEEAFELVDAIRSGNAADVREELGDVMFLMAFIGRLYQDRAGFSLEDAVADVAAKMVRRHPHVFDEVTFRNKEEQLKAWEAIKRGEKSDADGRPKGVFDSLPAGLPPLLKAYRLHSKAARVGFTWPDDSAVERQVDSERREWEEALQNGDKEQQEAEFGDYLFSLVELGRRKGIKANAAIAGTNARFLRRFEAMEALCRQRGLDFPALSFEEKDALWNEVKQHETCR, encoded by the coding sequence ATGAGCAGCAATACCGCACCTGCGGCGCTGGATGAACTGACTCAGGTGCTTGAGACTCTGATAGGCCCCGACGGGTGCCCGTGGGACAGGGAACAGACTCCGGAATCTTTGTGCGACTATGTGCTGGAAGAGGCTTTTGAACTGGTGGACGCCATCCGTTCCGGCAATGCCGCGGATGTGCGTGAAGAGCTGGGAGACGTCATGTTTCTGATGGCGTTTATCGGCCGCCTGTATCAGGACCGCGCCGGATTTTCGCTTGAAGATGCCGTGGCGGATGTTGCGGCCAAAATGGTGCGCCGTCATCCTCATGTGTTTGACGAGGTCACCTTCCGCAACAAGGAAGAACAGCTCAAAGCCTGGGAAGCCATCAAGCGTGGAGAAAAGAGTGATGCAGACGGCCGCCCCAAAGGGGTGTTCGATAGTCTGCCCGCCGGACTGCCGCCCCTGCTGAAGGCGTATCGCCTGCATTCCAAGGCTGCCCGTGTGGGCTTTACCTGGCCGGATGACAGTGCCGTGGAGCGTCAGGTTGATTCGGAGCGCCGCGAGTGGGAAGAAGCCCTGCAGAACGGTGATAAAGAGCAGCAGGAAGCTGAATTCGGCGATTACCTTTTTTCGCTGGTGGAGCTGGGAAGGCGCAAAGGTATTAAAGCCAATGCGGCCATCGCCGGAACCAATGCCCGTTTTCTGAGACGGTTTGAGGCGATGGAAGCGTTGTGCCGCCAGCGCGGTCTTGATTTTCCGGCACTGAGCTTTGAGGAAAAAGACGCGCTGTGGAATGAGGTGAAACAGCATGAAACCTGCCGGTGA
- a CDS encoding CvpA family protein, translating into MNILDVVFALIGGFFLIRGLFRGLMIEVAAVAGLVGGFFLANAYYMQAVPYVGRFVSAGWAEIVSYVLIFLGVMVLCTLAAVGLRKLLEASGGGLLDSVGGGIAGLAKALIICLVIFAVLNKFVPDMQFLRESRVAPYLARAAELIDRHIPENAF; encoded by the coding sequence ATGAATATCCTCGACGTTGTTTTTGCACTCATCGGTGGTTTTTTTCTTATACGCGGGCTTTTTCGCGGCCTTATGATCGAGGTTGCCGCGGTTGCTGGGCTTGTGGGCGGTTTTTTTCTGGCCAATGCCTATTACATGCAGGCTGTGCCGTATGTGGGGCGGTTTGTTTCCGCCGGATGGGCTGAAATTGTCTCGTATGTGCTTATTTTTCTGGGCGTCATGGTGCTGTGCACGCTGGCTGCCGTAGGGCTGCGCAAACTGCTTGAAGCCTCCGGCGGGGGACTGCTGGACAGCGTGGGCGGCGGCATTGCGGGACTGGCAAAAGCGCTTATCATCTGCCTGGTCATTTTTGCGGTGCTGAACAAATTCGTACCCGACATGCAGTTTCTCCGCGAATCCAGAGTGGCGCCCTATCTTGCCCGTGCCGCCGAACTTATCGACAGACATATTCCTGAAAACGCGTTCTAG